Proteins from a genomic interval of Paenibacillus sp. FSL R5-0623:
- the trpB gene encoding tryptophan synthase subunit beta produces the protein MTHQLPDQHGRFGHFGGRFVPETLMNALIELEEAYSHFSEDEEFNKELNYLLSEYSGRETPLYHAEQLSRRLGGPKIYLKREDLNHTGAHKINNAIGQGLLAKRMGKKKVIAETGAGQHGVATATVAALLGLECKVFMGEEDTERQQLNVFRMKLLGAEVIPVTSGTRTLKDAGNEALRYWVSNVEDTFYVLGSVVGPHPYPMMVRNFQRVIGDETRRQIQEIEGRLPDVIVAAVGGGSNAIGMFYPFIGDQDVKLVGVEAAGKGVETEYHAATMTKGTHGVFQGSMSYLLQDEFGQVQPAHSISAGLDYPGVGPEHSYLKDIERAKYVPITDQEALDALQLLCRTEGIIPALESAHAVAQVVKLAPELTADDIVVICLSGRGDKDVESIMKYTGGDLG, from the coding sequence ATGACACATCAATTGCCGGATCAACACGGGCGTTTCGGTCACTTCGGGGGCCGCTTTGTACCTGAGACACTAATGAACGCACTTATTGAGTTGGAGGAGGCATATAGCCACTTCTCTGAAGATGAGGAATTCAACAAGGAACTGAACTATCTGCTAAGCGAGTATTCTGGACGTGAAACGCCATTGTATCATGCAGAGCAATTGTCACGCCGATTGGGCGGACCGAAAATTTATCTGAAACGTGAAGATCTCAATCATACAGGCGCGCACAAAATTAATAACGCCATTGGACAAGGTTTGCTTGCCAAACGGATGGGCAAAAAGAAAGTTATTGCAGAAACAGGTGCAGGTCAACATGGCGTTGCAACGGCAACCGTAGCCGCATTGCTTGGATTGGAATGCAAAGTATTTATGGGCGAAGAAGATACAGAGCGTCAACAGTTAAACGTATTTCGGATGAAGCTGCTTGGAGCAGAAGTGATTCCGGTGACGTCTGGAACACGGACACTGAAGGATGCTGGTAATGAAGCACTTCGCTACTGGGTCAGCAATGTGGAGGATACATTCTATGTGCTGGGATCAGTGGTTGGTCCTCATCCATATCCGATGATGGTGCGGAATTTCCAACGTGTGATTGGTGATGAGACCCGTCGTCAGATTCAGGAGATCGAAGGACGTTTGCCGGATGTAATTGTAGCAGCTGTTGGTGGAGGAAGTAATGCGATCGGTATGTTCTATCCATTTATCGGTGATCAGGATGTGAAGCTTGTTGGTGTTGAAGCCGCAGGCAAAGGGGTCGAAACCGAGTATCATGCTGCGACGATGACCAAAGGTACACATGGTGTATTCCAGGGATCTATGAGTTACCTGTTGCAGGATGAGTTTGGACAGGTTCAGCCAGCTCATTCCATCTCGGCCGGACTTGATTATCCGGGTGTTGGTCCAGAGCATTCCTATCTCAAGGATATTGAACGGGCAAAATATGTCCCGATCACGGATCAGGAAGCACTGGATGCCCTGCAACTCCTATGTCGGACGGAAGGAATCATTCCTGCTCTGGAGTCTGCACATGCGGTAGCTCAAGTTGTCAAACTGGCGCCTGAACTCACAGCAGATGATATTGTAGTCATTTGTCTGTCGGGACGTGGAGACAAGGACGTAGAATCCATCATGAAATACACGGGAGGTGACTTGGGATGA
- the aroB gene encoding 3-dehydroquinate synthase: MRQLTVQLEERSYPILIGSGLLAQAPQYFEQYGLTKKSPLLIITDENVAPKYLSGLEQTLRTAGYTVVSAVVPSGETSKSLSVYQDMMTVAIEGKLDRSSAILALGGGVVGDLAGFVAATYMRGIKFVQVPTTILAHDSSVGGKVAVNHPLAKNMIGAFHQPELVLYDVDTLQSLPPRDVSAGLSEMLKHGLIRDEAFAHWCEEHAEELLALNPEALGYGLERGCGIKAEIVSRDERENGERALLNLGHTIGHAIEAIAGYGEFLHGEAISIGMAGSALLGEKLGAPAGLYEDTVRMLRSLRLPTTMPAHLDTDALMEAMMHDKKFREGHMVFIIPDRIGAARIVKDVPVSAVRDVIETLRKGE, translated from the coding sequence ATGCGTCAGCTGACGGTACAGTTGGAGGAACGCTCATATCCGATTCTGATTGGTAGCGGCCTATTGGCACAAGCCCCTCAATATTTTGAGCAATATGGCTTGACCAAAAAAAGTCCGCTACTCATCATTACAGATGAAAATGTGGCTCCCAAATACTTGTCAGGTTTGGAGCAAACGCTGCGTACGGCTGGTTATACAGTCGTATCGGCGGTTGTGCCCTCTGGTGAAACATCGAAATCCCTTTCGGTGTACCAGGATATGATGACCGTTGCGATCGAAGGCAAACTGGATCGGAGTTCTGCGATTCTGGCCCTAGGTGGTGGTGTCGTAGGTGATCTGGCTGGCTTTGTTGCCGCTACATATATGCGTGGAATCAAGTTTGTTCAAGTACCTACAACGATTTTGGCGCATGACAGTAGTGTGGGGGGCAAAGTAGCTGTCAATCATCCGCTGGCCAAAAATATGATCGGTGCATTCCACCAGCCCGAGCTAGTGCTCTATGATGTGGACACACTTCAATCCTTGCCACCACGAGATGTATCGGCAGGATTGTCAGAGATGCTGAAGCACGGGCTGATCCGTGATGAGGCTTTTGCACATTGGTGTGAGGAACATGCGGAAGAACTGCTTGCGCTTAATCCGGAAGCATTGGGATACGGCTTGGAGCGTGGTTGTGGTATTAAAGCAGAGATTGTATCCAGAGACGAACGTGAAAATGGAGAACGTGCGTTGTTAAACCTGGGACATACGATTGGTCATGCCATTGAAGCGATTGCCGGTTATGGAGAATTCCTGCACGGAGAAGCGATCTCGATCGGTATGGCTGGATCAGCATTGCTTGGTGAGAAGCTTGGTGCGCCAGCAGGGCTCTATGAAGATACGGTCCGCATGCTGCGTTCACTTCGCCTTCCAACAACGATGCCTGCGCATCTCGACACGGATGCTTTAATGGAAGCGATGATGCATGACAAAAAGTTCCGTGAAGGTCATATGGTGTTTATCATTCCTGATCGGATTGGGGCTGCAAGAATTGTGAAGGACGTACCTGTGTCGGCAGTTCGGGACGTCATTGAAACGCTCAGGAAGGGAGAATGA
- the trpD gene encoding anthranilate phosphoribosyltransferase — protein MTREEGMKNGLAKILEGSHLEQAEARDLMYSIMRGEATPAQIGGLLMALRMKGETVDEITGFAEAMRGQGGRILTDGSGLLDTCGTGGSGIHKFNISTASAIIASAVSVRVAKHGNRSASGKAGSADVLEALGVNIHLNGEQARQCLDDIGICFCFAQVYHPSMRHAAGPRKELGVRTIFNMLGPLTNPAGADRQLLGLYDRSRTPMIAEVLNRLGLKRALVVASHDGLDEISISAPTQVSELRNGEVKTYDIDPRDMGLSLHPLEAVLGGDAAQNAEIIKRIFQGEQSAYRDVVLLNAGACIYVSGLADSIAEGVTLAAEAVDSGKAAGKLEQLIHTTEAYSHVS, from the coding sequence ATTACTCGTGAGGAAGGCATGAAGAATGGCCTGGCGAAAATTTTGGAGGGCAGCCATCTGGAGCAAGCCGAAGCAAGAGATTTGATGTACTCGATTATGAGAGGTGAGGCAACGCCGGCTCAAATCGGAGGTTTGCTGATGGCGCTGCGGATGAAGGGGGAAACGGTGGATGAGATCACCGGTTTTGCTGAAGCCATGCGTGGTCAGGGCGGACGAATTCTAACGGATGGCAGCGGCTTGCTGGACACTTGTGGAACAGGTGGATCGGGTATTCACAAATTCAATATTTCCACAGCATCCGCCATTATTGCTTCGGCCGTCTCAGTTCGGGTCGCCAAACATGGCAATCGTTCAGCTTCAGGCAAAGCGGGTAGTGCAGATGTATTAGAGGCACTCGGTGTAAATATCCATCTGAACGGCGAGCAGGCCAGACAATGTCTGGATGATATCGGAATCTGCTTCTGTTTTGCCCAGGTATATCATCCTTCCATGCGACATGCGGCAGGACCAAGAAAAGAGCTGGGTGTTCGTACTATTTTCAATATGCTCGGACCATTAACCAATCCTGCGGGAGCAGATCGCCAATTGCTTGGCCTGTATGATCGTTCCCGGACGCCGATGATTGCTGAAGTACTGAATCGTCTTGGTCTCAAAAGAGCGTTGGTTGTGGCCAGCCATGATGGTCTGGATGAAATCAGTATCTCGGCACCAACTCAGGTGTCTGAACTTCGCAATGGTGAAGTGAAAACCTACGATATTGATCCACGTGATATGGGCTTGTCTCTGCATCCGCTTGAAGCGGTGCTTGGAGGAGATGCGGCACAGAATGCCGAAATTATTAAGAGGATCTTCCAGGGTGAGCAGAGTGCCTATCGCGATGTCGTTTTATTGAACGCTGGAGCGTGCATCTATGTATCCGGTCTTGCAGATAGCATTGCTGAAGGGGTGACACTTGCCGCAGAAGCGGTAGATTCGGGCAAAGCTGCCGGGAAGCTTGAACAGTTAATTCATACAACGGAGGCGTACAGTCATGTATCTTGA
- the ndk gene encoding nucleoside-diphosphate kinase → MDRTFLMVKPDGVQRGLIGRIISRLEDKGFKLVAGKLVQMSEDQAKRHYAEHEGKPFFDDLVRFITSGPVFAMVWEGDDIVALARIVIGKTNVKEAAPGTIRGDFASHTPHNLIHGADSPESASREAANFFASDELVVYDKSIAAWL, encoded by the coding sequence ATGGATCGTACATTTTTGATGGTGAAGCCGGATGGTGTGCAGCGTGGATTGATCGGTCGAATTATTAGCCGTCTGGAAGACAAAGGATTTAAGTTGGTGGCAGGCAAATTGGTGCAGATGTCTGAGGATCAGGCAAAACGCCATTATGCTGAACATGAGGGCAAACCATTTTTCGATGATTTGGTTCGTTTTATCACATCTGGGCCTGTATTTGCCATGGTGTGGGAAGGCGACGATATTGTGGCGCTTGCGCGCATCGTCATCGGAAAAACCAATGTGAAGGAAGCAGCTCCGGGTACCATTCGCGGAGACTTCGCCAGCCACACACCACATAATCTGATTCATGGGGCAGATTCACCAGAAAGTGCTTCCCGTGAAGCAGCAAATTTCTTTGCTTCAGATGAACTGGTGGTATACGACAAGAGCATCGCAGCCTGGTTGTAA
- the trpA gene encoding tryptophan synthase subunit alpha yields MNLMDQTFQQLKQQNRTALIPFLTVGDPDVDTTIDIIKELEQAGADILELGVPYSDPLADGPVIQRASERALKSQITIRTVMETAAKARKAGVKLPFVLFTYYNPVLQTGLDVFFDELVKHDISGMIIPDLPIEEAEEMRERANRAGVHLVPLVAPTSNARIERIVTGASGFIYCVSSLGVTGERASFFDGVESFIETVKSLTDLPVAVGFGISSHEQVAHFSRICDGVVVGSAIVRQVEDAIPLLENPDTRAAGLLQIRNFVAQLKG; encoded by the coding sequence ATGAATCTGATGGACCAGACCTTCCAGCAATTGAAGCAACAGAATCGCACGGCACTTATTCCATTCTTAACCGTGGGAGACCCGGATGTGGATACAACGATCGATATCATCAAGGAGCTTGAACAGGCCGGAGCGGATATTTTGGAACTGGGTGTTCCCTATTCCGATCCGCTTGCAGATGGCCCAGTCATTCAGCGTGCTTCCGAACGTGCATTAAAAAGCCAGATTACCATTCGTACTGTGATGGAAACCGCTGCAAAAGCTCGCAAGGCAGGTGTGAAACTGCCGTTTGTACTGTTCACCTATTATAATCCGGTATTGCAAACAGGACTGGATGTATTCTTTGATGAATTGGTCAAACACGATATTAGTGGCATGATCATTCCGGACCTGCCGATTGAGGAAGCGGAAGAGATGCGTGAACGCGCAAATCGTGCTGGTGTGCATCTGGTGCCGCTTGTCGCGCCTACATCTAATGCACGGATTGAGCGGATTGTAACGGGAGCGAGTGGCTTTATCTATTGTGTATCATCCCTTGGGGTAACCGGAGAGAGAGCTTCTTTCTTTGATGGCGTAGAGAGCTTCATTGAGACGGTGAAAAGCCTGACAGACCTCCCTGTAGCGGTAGGTTTTGGTATCTCCAGTCATGAGCAGGTGGCACATTTCTCCCGCATCTGCGATGGCGTTGTTGTAGGTAGTGCCATTGTTCGTCAGGTGGAAGATGCGATTCCTCTGCTTGAAAATCCGGATACGCGTGCAGCAGGACTGTTGCAAATTCGCAACTTTGTGGCACAATTAAAGGGATAG
- the aroC gene encoding chorismate synthase, producing the protein MSLRYLTAGETHGPQLTAIIEGLPSNLTIDFEELNFQLHRRQKGYGRGRRMQIEKDQANFVGGIRHGYTTGAPVALVVQNNDWKHWQNIMNIEPIEGSDEEKRRVHRPRPGHADLNGGLKYNLKDLRNVLERSSARETTVRVACGAIARQFLAEFGIKVAGRVLRIGEIEAPYQDLPIDELIAVTEASTVRVTDAETEKKMEAYIDQIKQEGDSIGGIVECIVEGVPIGLGSYVQYDRKLDARIAQGVMSINAFKGVEIGIGFEAGVIRGSQVHDEIMHTDERGYHRATNRLGGFEGGMTNGMPVVVRGVMKPIPTLYKPLQSVDIDTKEAFTAQVERSDACAVPAASVVMEHVVAWEIAKAFLEKFGGDSMEEIRANVASYNAQLENY; encoded by the coding sequence ATGAGTTTACGCTATTTAACCGCAGGGGAGACGCACGGACCCCAATTGACCGCTATTATTGAAGGATTGCCAAGTAATTTGACGATTGATTTTGAAGAACTGAATTTCCAGCTTCACCGCCGCCAAAAGGGATATGGCCGTGGACGCCGGATGCAGATCGAGAAGGATCAGGCGAATTTCGTTGGTGGTATCCGTCACGGATATACAACAGGTGCTCCGGTAGCGCTGGTTGTTCAAAATAACGACTGGAAACATTGGCAGAATATTATGAATATTGAGCCGATTGAAGGCAGTGACGAGGAGAAACGTCGCGTTCATCGTCCTCGTCCCGGACACGCTGATCTGAACGGTGGACTCAAGTATAATCTCAAAGACTTGCGTAACGTACTGGAGCGCTCCAGTGCACGTGAGACAACGGTACGTGTGGCATGTGGTGCCATTGCACGTCAGTTCCTGGCTGAATTCGGAATCAAGGTAGCTGGACGTGTACTTCGCATTGGAGAGATCGAAGCTCCGTATCAGGACCTTCCGATTGATGAACTGATCGCAGTGACAGAAGCTTCCACTGTACGTGTTACGGATGCTGAGACAGAGAAGAAGATGGAAGCCTACATCGACCAGATTAAACAAGAAGGCGATTCCATCGGAGGAATCGTGGAATGTATCGTTGAAGGGGTACCTATTGGTCTCGGTAGTTATGTTCAATACGATCGCAAGCTGGATGCACGAATCGCTCAAGGCGTAATGTCCATTAATGCATTCAAAGGTGTAGAGATTGGTATCGGATTCGAAGCCGGAGTCATTCGGGGATCACAGGTGCATGATGAAATCATGCATACGGATGAGCGCGGCTACCACCGGGCAACTAACCGTCTGGGTGGATTCGAAGGTGGTATGACGAACGGTATGCCAGTCGTTGTACGTGGTGTGATGAAGCCGATCCCAACGTTGTATAAGCCACTGCAAAGTGTTGATATTGATACAAAAGAAGCATTTACGGCTCAGGTTGAGCGCTCGGACGCTTGTGCTGTACCAGCAGCGAGTGTGGTTATGGAGCATGTTGTAGCGTGGGAAATTGCCAAAGCATTCCTGGAGAAATTCGGCGGCGATTCCATGGAAGAGATCCGTGCCAATGTTGCAAGTTATAACGCTCAACTGGAGAATTACTAA
- the aroH gene encoding chorismate mutase, giving the protein MVTRGIRGATTVTQNNEEQILKETAVLLQEIVDRNEIQPEDICSVWITLTGDLDAAFPAKAIRQLDGWELVPLMCALEVPVKGALAQCIRFMVHVNTNKAQNEINHVYLNGAQALRPDLATPSGS; this is encoded by the coding sequence ATGGTCACACGGGGAATTCGCGGGGCTACAACAGTCACGCAGAACAACGAAGAACAGATTTTGAAGGAAACGGCTGTATTGTTGCAGGAGATCGTGGATCGCAATGAGATCCAACCGGAAGATATCTGCAGTGTGTGGATTACGTTAACTGGGGATCTGGATGCTGCATTCCCGGCAAAAGCTATTCGCCAACTGGATGGCTGGGAACTTGTACCACTGATGTGTGCACTGGAGGTTCCTGTTAAAGGTGCCTTGGCGCAGTGCATTCGTTTCATGGTGCATGTGAATACAAACAAAGCTCAGAATGAAATCAACCATGTGTATCTGAACGGTGCACAGGCATTACGTCCGGATTTGGCAACACCTTCTGGCTCTTAA
- a CDS encoding phosphoribosylanthranilate isomerase: MSELRNPLPAAVKICGLQDVEVLKSMINLPVDYIGVVFAKSRRRIEPEQAAALRTVLFEWSIYDRPKLAGVFVNPTLDELEHIMEIAHLDVIQLHGQESAEFCQQVKQRWNAKVFKVFSFPKDETGPEADDAAIRALDTYDKFVDAILLDTHDPLYGGGSGKTFAWERIPAYAEWAKSREIALFVAGGLQPDNVQQLIQTYAPFGVDVSSGVETEGVKDIAKITAFVERVKQA; this comes from the coding sequence ATGTCAGAACTGAGAAACCCGCTGCCAGCGGCCGTAAAAATATGTGGACTTCAGGACGTTGAAGTGCTAAAATCGATGATAAACTTGCCTGTGGATTACATTGGTGTTGTTTTTGCCAAATCACGCCGCCGAATCGAACCCGAGCAGGCTGCTGCATTAAGAACGGTGCTGTTCGAATGGTCTATCTATGATCGGCCGAAGCTTGCGGGTGTATTTGTGAATCCTACGCTCGATGAACTGGAACACATTATGGAGATTGCTCACCTGGATGTTATTCAACTGCATGGACAGGAGTCTGCGGAATTTTGCCAGCAGGTGAAGCAGCGGTGGAATGCCAAAGTGTTCAAAGTTTTTTCTTTTCCCAAAGATGAAACGGGGCCGGAAGCTGATGATGCAGCCATAAGGGCTCTTGATACTTATGATAAATTCGTGGATGCGATATTGCTTGATACCCATGATCCTCTATATGGAGGGGGCTCCGGGAAAACGTTTGCCTGGGAGCGAATTCCTGCCTATGCCGAATGGGCAAAAAGTCGCGAAATTGCTCTGTTCGTTGCAGGAGGTTTGCAGCCGGACAATGTACAACAACTAATACAGACATATGCACCTTTCGGCGTCGATGTATCCAGCGGCGTGGAGACTGAAGGTGTGAAGGATATTGCCAAAATTACAGCATTCGTAGAAAGGGTGAAGCAGGCATGA
- the trpC gene encoding indole-3-glycerol phosphate synthase TrpC: protein MYLDRIVATKHKEVEVLAQTFRMDEAIQKIEQLPATRGFEKALSSGRNRKLGLIAEVKKASPSKGLIRPDFHPVEIAAAYERAGADCISVLTDVSYFQGSNEYLQAIHQAVNIPLLRKDFIIDERQIAEARLLGADAILLIASILTPEQIRQYLEFAKSLGLDALIEVHDRTELEQVLEIPQATLVGINNRNLKTFETSLNTTLDLMELIPSSVTLISESGIDGPESTVPLIQAGVHGILVGEHLMRKDDVEAAVYDLMGPK, encoded by the coding sequence ATGTATCTTGATCGAATCGTTGCAACCAAACATAAAGAAGTTGAAGTTCTGGCACAGACATTTCGCATGGATGAAGCTATCCAAAAAATCGAACAACTACCCGCAACCCGGGGGTTTGAAAAAGCACTATCTAGCGGACGAAATCGCAAACTCGGCCTTATTGCTGAAGTGAAGAAGGCTTCGCCGTCCAAAGGGTTAATTCGTCCGGATTTTCATCCGGTAGAGATTGCTGCCGCTTATGAGCGAGCGGGTGCTGACTGCATCTCCGTATTAACGGATGTGTCGTATTTTCAAGGCAGCAACGAGTACTTGCAGGCGATTCATCAAGCGGTGAACATTCCGCTATTACGCAAGGATTTTATTATAGATGAACGACAGATTGCCGAGGCCAGATTACTGGGTGCAGATGCAATACTGCTGATTGCCAGCATTCTGACACCTGAACAGATTCGTCAATATCTGGAATTTGCCAAAAGTTTGGGGCTGGATGCCTTGATTGAAGTCCATGATCGAACAGAACTGGAGCAGGTATTGGAGATTCCGCAGGCAACCCTTGTGGGCATCAATAATCGGAATTTGAAAACATTCGAAACCAGTCTGAACACGACACTGGATTTGATGGAATTGATTCCAAGTAGCGTTACCTTGATTAGCGAAAGTGGTATTGACGGACCAGAATCAACAGTACCTCTGATCCAGGCCGGCGTTCACGGTATTCTCGTAGGTGAGCATCTCATGCGCAAGGATGATGTCGAGGCGGCTGTATATGATCTGATGGGACCCAAATGA
- a CDS encoding protein-glutamate O-methyltransferase CheR, with amino-acid sequence MLEQEQLLDPDYTGFIRKIKESTGIDLAQYKEGQMKRRLTTLRNKNGFHTFSNFFEAMQKDKSLFYEFLDRMTINVSEFWRNPNRWEVLRDEILPELLGSKRRAKVWSAACSTGEEPYTLAMILDTMGILKDSSITASDLDEGALAKAKEGRYMERSLKDVPKETANRYFKQDGLVYRIDEQLKNSIKFMKQNLLVDRFDDGYDLIVCRNVMIYFTEEAKNLLYHKFAASLRPGGILFVGSTEQIFSPGQYGLETAETFFYRKK; translated from the coding sequence ATGCTGGAGCAAGAACAACTACTAGACCCGGATTACACCGGATTCATTCGTAAAATCAAAGAGAGCACAGGCATTGATCTTGCTCAATACAAGGAAGGCCAGATGAAAAGAAGGCTGACCACACTTCGCAACAAAAACGGGTTTCATACATTTTCTAACTTTTTTGAAGCTATGCAGAAAGATAAATCATTGTTTTACGAGTTCCTTGATCGTATGACGATTAACGTGTCGGAATTCTGGCGTAATCCCAATCGTTGGGAAGTGCTGCGGGACGAAATTTTGCCTGAGCTGTTGGGTTCCAAGCGTCGTGCTAAAGTTTGGAGTGCAGCCTGTTCAACAGGTGAAGAACCTTATACACTCGCCATGATTCTGGACACGATGGGTATTTTGAAGGACAGCTCCATTACGGCAAGTGATCTGGATGAAGGTGCATTGGCCAAAGCCAAGGAAGGGCGTTATATGGAACGCTCGCTTAAGGATGTGCCTAAGGAAACGGCGAACCGTTACTTCAAGCAGGATGGCTTGGTATACCGTATTGATGAGCAACTCAAAAATTCGATCAAGTTCATGAAACAAAATTTGCTGGTGGACCGTTTTGACGATGGGTACGATCTGATTGTGTGCCGGAATGTCATGATCTATTTTACCGAGGAAGCCAAAAACCTGTTGTATCACAAATTTGCAGCAAGTTTACGTCCAGGCGGTATTTTGTTTGTGGGCAGTACGGAGCAGATCTTCTCTCCGGGACAATATGGTCTGGAGACAGCAGAGACATTCTTCTATCGGAAAAAATAA
- the trpE gene encoding anthranilate synthase component I yields MITPNVNQVLKMSNEYNLIPVVKRILADMETPIRIFRRYADNDRAFLLESVEGGIQWARYSFIGTDPFLMISAKKGRIVVEEAGKTRELPGKPIEELKALLRKYRSPKDDELPPFTGGAIGFFGYDLLSYYEKLPAHALDDLNMDDIRFMFCDQIIVFDHVKQQMLLVGNVHVKDGATDDEIRQAYAVTSEKLEQAAERLQQQGPGENLNPRSIPGDVELGDIRSNLTKEQFIGNVEQAKDYIRAGDIFQVVLSQRFHIDTEVSPLHVYRVLRTLNPSPYMYYLKMDDEIIVGTSPEALVKVDGNRVETRPIAGTRPRGATEAEDRALAADLLQDEKERAEHLMLVDLGRNDLGRVSSFGSVKCDMFMEIERYSHVMHLVSNVTGELREDKDFFDAFLSCLPAGTVSGAPKLRAMEIIAELEKEARGAYAGAIGYLGFSGNMDSCITIRTIIFKKGKAYVQAGAGIVWDSVPENEYEETVNKAKALLKAIRTAEAMFPAKEKNSTLRLANADYFVTPAAAKN; encoded by the coding sequence ATGATAACGCCAAACGTTAATCAAGTACTGAAAATGTCGAATGAGTATAATCTGATTCCGGTAGTCAAACGGATTCTGGCAGATATGGAGACTCCGATTCGAATATTCCGCCGTTATGCTGACAACGACCGGGCATTCCTGTTGGAAAGTGTAGAGGGGGGTATCCAATGGGCGAGATACTCATTCATCGGTACAGATCCGTTCCTGATGATTTCGGCCAAGAAAGGCCGGATTGTTGTAGAAGAAGCAGGGAAAACTCGTGAATTGCCAGGCAAACCGATTGAAGAACTGAAAGCATTGCTGCGTAAGTACCGCAGCCCAAAAGATGATGAACTGCCACCATTCACAGGTGGGGCAATTGGTTTCTTTGGATATGATCTGCTCTCCTATTATGAGAAGCTTCCAGCCCACGCGCTGGATGACCTGAATATGGATGACATTCGCTTTATGTTCTGTGACCAGATTATCGTGTTTGACCATGTGAAGCAGCAGATGCTGCTCGTTGGTAACGTACACGTCAAGGACGGTGCAACGGATGACGAGATACGTCAAGCGTATGCAGTGACTTCGGAGAAGCTGGAGCAGGCCGCAGAACGTTTGCAGCAGCAAGGACCAGGGGAGAACCTGAATCCGCGTTCCATTCCGGGAGACGTGGAACTGGGGGACATCCGCTCCAACCTCACGAAGGAGCAATTTATCGGTAATGTGGAGCAAGCCAAAGATTACATTCGCGCAGGTGATATTTTTCAAGTGGTATTATCCCAGCGTTTCCACATTGATACGGAAGTTTCTCCGCTTCACGTGTATCGTGTGCTTCGGACCCTGAATCCATCACCTTATATGTACTACCTCAAAATGGATGATGAGATTATCGTGGGTACATCGCCTGAAGCGCTGGTCAAGGTGGATGGGAATCGTGTGGAGACACGACCGATTGCAGGTACACGTCCAAGGGGGGCGACAGAAGCGGAAGATCGTGCACTCGCTGCTGATCTGCTCCAGGATGAGAAGGAACGCGCGGAGCATCTGATGCTGGTTGATCTGGGGCGTAACGATCTGGGCCGGGTATCCAGCTTCGGCAGTGTGAAGTGTGACATGTTCATGGAGATTGAACGGTATTCTCACGTGATGCACTTGGTATCCAACGTTACGGGCGAGCTAAGAGAAGATAAGGATTTCTTCGATGCATTCCTCTCTTGCTTGCCAGCGGGTACCGTATCCGGTGCACCGAAACTGCGAGCAATGGAGATTATCGCGGAACTGGAGAAAGAGGCACGGGGTGCTTATGCAGGAGCAATCGGATACCTTGGTTTCTCGGGTAACATGGACTCCTGTATTACGATTCGTACGATTATTTTCAAAAAAGGAAAAGCATATGTACAGGCCGGAGCGGGAATCGTATGGGATTCTGTGCCTGAGAATGAATATGAGGAAACGGTTAACAAAGCTAAAGCATTGCTCAAGGCTATTCGAACAGCAGAAGCAATGTTTCCTGCCAAAGAAAAGAACAGCACGTTGAGACTGGCGAATGCAGACTACTTTGTTACACCAGCGGCCGCTAAGAACTGA